The following DNA comes from Hyphomicrobiales bacterium.
CGAGGAAGAACCTGTCGCCGATCTCCGGCACCCGCCCCGCAGCAACCGACTCCTCGGCAATCACCGGAATATCCGGCGCAATCACTTTCAGACGCTCCAGGATCAGGGCTTCGGCACGTTCATCCGCCTCCGTCACCGGTGAGCGGTCCGCCTTGTGCGCCACGTCGAAATCCGTCTTGTAGATTTCCATGATCACCGCGCCGGCTTCGAGCGTGATATCGACAAGCTGCTGCAGAAAGGAATCGTTGAGCACCGGACACCTGTAGTCTTTGTTTTCTCAGCGCCGCATGTACCCCATGATGCACCGCAGCGCAAGCAACCCGGCTGACTTTTCCCCTAAAGCATATTCAGTAATGTATTCAAAAATAAGCAGAATTTAATATTCGAATGTAAAGCGACCTGTTGTCTCAACCCTCATTCCAAGTAACATCGACAAAAAAGAAATGGGCGGCATCGAGGACACCGCCCATTCTCGAAGTGCCATTGCCCGAACGGCGAACCGTCCGCGGCCGACCTAGCGGTCGTTGCGCGTGGCGAGATTCTTTTCCCAGGTCAGAGCGTGCAGCACGATCTCCTCGAGATCGTCATGCGCCGGCTGCCAGCCGAGAACGTCGCGGATCTTGTCGGCACGCGCCACCACCTGCGGCGAGTCGCCCGCGCGCCGTGGCCCCATCTGGACCGCGAAATCAATGCCCGACACACGCTTCACCGCGCCGATCACCTGCAGCACCGAGAACCCCTTGCCGTAGCCACAGTTCATCACCGCGCTCTGCTCGGTCTCGCGCAACCGCACCAGCGCCAGCCGATGCGCTTCGACGAGGTCGCTCACATGGATGTAGTCGCGCACGCCGGTGCCGTCCGGCGTCTCGTAGTCGGTGCCGAAGACCGACATATGAGGCCGCTTTCCGAGTGCAGCCTCGCAGGCAACCTTGATGAGATGCGTCGCATTGGCCGTCGACTGGCCGGTGCGGCCCTGCGGGTCGGCGCCGGCCACGTTGAAATAGCGCAACGCCGTGTAACGGAAGTCGTGCGCGGCCGCGACATCGGCGAGCATCATTTCCGTCATCATCTTGGAGGTGCCATACGGCGACAGCGGTGCGAACCGCGCATCCTCGCTGACAGGGTCGCTGCCCGGCTCGCCATAAACGGCGGCCGTCGACGAGAAGATGAAATTCTTCACCCCATTGCGCACGCAGGCCTCGATGAGGGTGCGCGATTTGGCGGTGTTGTTGAGATAGTATTTGAGCGGGTCCGTCACCGACTCCGGCACGATGATCGAGCCCGCGAAGTGCACCACTGCATCGATGCCGCGCGTCGTCATCAGATCGTCGAGCAATGCTTCATCGGCAATATCGCCGACCACGAGTTCGGCCTCCGGCGCGATTGCCCATTTGAACCCGGTCGACAGATCGTCCAGAACCACCACTGATTCACCGGCATCGACAAGCGTCCACACCATGTGGCTACCGATATAGCCGGCCCCACCCGTCACAAGTACAGTCATTTTGGTCACCTGAAATTGGTCGTCTCGATCGTCATGTATAAAGGAACGACCCTAACCGCATCCTTACGAATCGCGGCATTGTCGCTGAAGGGAGTGTAATTGCCCGATTGCGGTATTTTCGCAAATGCGTTACCGCCAAGAACCGCATTTATTGACCCGATTTGGCCGCAAAAAGGCCTCATCGTGTCGTTTAATCCCGGCTGCACACCCACTTCGCCGCACAAGCATCTCTAGAGGTCTCCACGATGGCAAAGAAAATCCGCAAAGCCGTTCTCCCCGTTGCCGGCCTTGGGACGCGTTTCCTACCGGCGACCAAAGCCATGCCGAAGGAAATGCTGACGGTCGTCGACCGGCCGATCATCCAGTACGTGGTCGACGAGGCGCTGGAAGCCGGTATTGAACACATCGTCTTCGTCACCGGCCGCAACAAGAGTGTCATCGCCGACCATTTCGACATCTCCTATGAATTGCAGGACACGCTGACGGAACGCGGCAAGACGGATGCGCTGGAACTGCTGAAGACCTTCCTGCCGAGCGCCGGCCGCACCAGCTTCACCCGCCAGCAATCGCCGCTCGGCCTCGGCCATGCGGTCTGGTGCGCCCACGACATTATCGGTGACGAGCCGTTCGCGGTGCTGCTGCCCGACGTCCTCGTCAAGGCCGAACGCGGTTGCCTGGCGCAGATGATCGACGCCTATGAAAAGACCGGCGGCAACATCATCGCGGTCGAGGAAGTGCCGGAAGATCTGACCTTCCAGTACGGTGTGGTCGACGCCAAGCGCACGGGCAGCGAACGCGTCTTCCCGGTGACCAACATGGTCGAAAAGCCGGCCCCGGGCACCGCCCCGTCGAACCTCATCATCACCGGTCGCTACATCCTGCAACCGGAGATCTTCCCGATCCTCGAAGCACAGGACACGGGCGCCGGCGGTGAGATCCAGCTGACCGACGCCATGCTCGAGCTGATGAAGAAGGATCCGTTCACGGGCGTGCATTTCGAAGGCAAGACCTACGACTGCGGTTCCAAGACCGGCTTCCTTCTGGCCAACGTCGCCTACGCCCTGTCGCGTGAAGACATCGCGCCGAAATTCATGCCGGGACTGCAGAAGATCCTCGACGAGCAATAAGCCTGGCGCCAATCGGGCATAACCGCGCCGGCAACGTCTTGGGCGTCGCCGGCGCCGAACGTTTACGCGCGGCACGCGCCTTTGCGATCGCAACGACAGAGAGACGGCGATGACGAAAACTTATCTGGTGACCGGATCGGCCGGTTTTATCGGCAGCCACGTCGCCGGACGCCTTCTCGATGCGGGCCATCGCGTCGTCGGTCTCGACTGCGTCAACGCCTATTACGATCCGGCACTTAAGGAGGCCCGCCTCGCGCGTCTCGCCGCCCGCGACGGTTTCACCGAAGCCCGCATGGCGCTTGAAGATCGCGACGGCGTCATGGCGCTGTTCGCCGATCACAAGCCTGACGTGGTGATCAACCTCGCCGCCCAGGCCGGCGTCCGCCACAGCCTCGACGCACCGTTCGACTATGTCGACAGCAACGTCACCGGCTTCCTGGCGCTGCTCGAAGCGTGCCGCCATCACCCGGTCGAGCATCTGGTCTTTGCCTCGACCTCGTCGGTCTATGGCCTCAACACCGCGATGCCGTTCTCCGAGCATGGCCCGGTTGGCCATCCGGTATCGCTCTATGCCGCGACCAAGCGCGCCAACGAGCTGATGGCCCATTGCTACGGCCACCTGTTCGGCGTGCCGGCGACGGGTCTGCGCTTCTTCACCGTCTATGGTCCCTGGGGCCGCCCGGACATGGCGCTGTTCAAGTTCACCAAGGCGATGCTCGCCGGCGAGCCGATCGACATCTACAACCACGGCCGCATGAAGCGCGACTTCACCTATATCGACGACATCGCCGAATCCGTCGTGCGGCTGTGCGACAAGACACCGAGCGCGAACCCTGACTGGAACGGCGATACGCCGGACCCGGCGTCGAGCGGCACCGCGCCCTACCGCATCTTCAACATCGGCAATTCGGCCCCTGTCGATCTGATGGCTTATATCGAGGCGCTGGAGGAAGCTCTCGGCATTGAGGCGATCCGCAACTTCATGCCGATGCAGCCGGGCGACGTCGCCGCAACCTGGGCCGATACCAGCGATCTCGAGCAAACCATCGCGTTCCGCCCGTCGACATCGGTCAAGGACGGCGTTGCGGCTTTCGTTGCCTGGTATCGCGACTACTACAAGGTCTGAGCGCGAGACCGGCGACCACGGCCGCCACAAGCGGGATCAGCCGCGCTCCTTCGACCAGTCGGTGAAACTCTTCCCCGATGTCGCAAGCTCGACCAGCAGCGGCGCCGGCTTCCAGCCGAAGCCACCAGCCGCGCACATCTCCTCCACTTCGGCGAGAATGCTCGGCAACCCGACAAGATCGGCCTCGAACATCGGTCCGCCACGCCACGCCGGATAGCCGTAGCCGTGGATCATGACCATGTCGACGTCGAGCGTTCTCATCGCGATCCCTTCTTCAAGGATCTTCGCCCCCTCATTGACCATGGTCGCGCGCATGCGCGCCTGGATCTCCTCCGCCGTGAAGTTTCTCGGCGCTATGCCTTTTTCGGCACGGGCAGCCTCGATCAAAGACGTCACGATCCGGTCGGGCGCCGCCTTGCCGGACGAATAGTCGTACCAGCCGGCGCCGGACTTGCGGCCCAGCCGCCCCGCCTCGCACAGCGTGTCGGGAACGCCGACATAGCGCGCCCGCGGGTCGCGCGTCGGCGCGAGACGCTTGCGCTGCGCCCATGCGATATCGAGACCGGACAGGTCGTAGACCGCGAACGGCCCCATCGGGAACCCGAACGCAGTTATCGCCGCATCGATATCCTGCGGCAACGCGCCGTCCTCGAGCAGGAATTCGGCCTGCCGCCGCCACGCCGCCCAGATGCGGTTGCCGATGAAGCCGTCGCAAACGCCTGCGACGACGGCGACCTTCTTCATCTTGCGGCCGACCACGAGCGCCGTCAGCAACGTATCGTCGCTGGTCGCCTCGCCCCCCACCACTTCGAGCAGTTTCATGACATTCGCGGGCGAAAAGAAATGCATGCCGCATATATTTTCGGGATGCGCCGAAACCCGCGCGATTTCATTGATATCGAGGTAGGACGTGTTCGTTGCGATCACGGTGCCTGGCTTCACCACCCGGTCGAGCGCGACAACCAACTCCTTCTTGACGGCCATGTCCTCGAACACGGCTTCAATCACCATATCTGCGTCGCCGAGCGCCTCGTGGCCAACCTCAACGGCAATCCGAGCCATGCGTTCGGCCTTGCCATCGGTACCGAGCCGCCCGCGTTTGACGAGCCCATCGAAGATCCCCTCGATGCGCTCGCGACCACGCGCGGCCGCGTCCTCGCTGGTT
Coding sequences within:
- a CDS encoding 3-hydroxyacyl-CoA dehydrogenase, which produces MTGKPVRITRQDGIALIEVDNPPVNALSQAVRAGLVDAANEMAVDPEIVGGVLHCGGRTFIAGADINEFGKPPMVPFLPDVIAAFESCGKPTVAAIHGTALGGGLEMALGCSWRVMAPTAQVGLPEVTLGIIPGAGGTQRLPRLIGIIAALEIIASGRRMKASEAVETGVADAVVDGDLVEGAVAFLRERIAAGEKPLPLSARAVPAEDAEAIENAANKIRARARGQLSPAKAVESVLNAAAMPFADAMAIERAAFLELLGTDQAKALRHVFFGERRVAKVPGQQDVVGHTVSRVGVVGAGTMGSGIAVAAVEAGFDVTVVETSEDAAARGRERIEGIFDGLVKRGRLGTDGKAERMARIAVEVGHEALGDADMVIEAVFEDMAVKKELVVALDRVVKPGTVIATNTSYLDINEIARVSAHPENICGMHFFSPANVMKLLEVVGGEATSDDTLLTALVVGRKMKKVAVVAGVCDGFIGNRIWAAWRRQAEFLLEDGALPQDIDAAITAFGFPMGPFAVYDLSGLDIAWAQRKRLAPTRDPRARYVGVPDTLCEAGRLGRKSGAGWYDYSSGKAAPDRIVTSLIEAARAEKGIAPRNFTAEEIQARMRATMVNEGAKILEEGIAMRTLDVDMVMIHGYGYPAWRGGPMFEADLVGLPSILAEVEEMCAAGGFGWKPAPLLVELATSGKSFTDWSKERG
- the galE gene encoding UDP-glucose 4-epimerase GalE, whose product is MTVLVTGGAGYIGSHMVWTLVDAGESVVVLDDLSTGFKWAIAPEAELVVGDIADEALLDDLMTTRGIDAVVHFAGSIIVPESVTDPLKYYLNNTAKSRTLIEACVRNGVKNFIFSSTAAVYGEPGSDPVSEDARFAPLSPYGTSKMMTEMMLADVAAAHDFRYTALRYFNVAGADPQGRTGQSTANATHLIKVACEAALGKRPHMSVFGTDYETPDGTGVRDYIHVSDLVEAHRLALVRLRETEQSAVMNCGYGKGFSVLQVIGAVKRVSGIDFAVQMGPRRAGDSPQVVARADKIRDVLGWQPAHDDLEEIVLHALTWEKNLATRNDR
- the galU gene encoding UTP--glucose-1-phosphate uridylyltransferase: MAKKIRKAVLPVAGLGTRFLPATKAMPKEMLTVVDRPIIQYVVDEALEAGIEHIVFVTGRNKSVIADHFDISYELQDTLTERGKTDALELLKTFLPSAGRTSFTRQQSPLGLGHAVWCAHDIIGDEPFAVLLPDVLVKAERGCLAQMIDAYEKTGGNIIAVEEVPEDLTFQYGVVDAKRTGSERVFPVTNMVEKPAPGTAPSNLIITGRYILQPEIFPILEAQDTGAGGEIQLTDAMLELMKKDPFTGVHFEGKTYDCGSKTGFLLANVAYALSREDIAPKFMPGLQKILDEQ
- a CDS encoding capsular biosynthesis protein CpsI, producing MTKTYLVTGSAGFIGSHVAGRLLDAGHRVVGLDCVNAYYDPALKEARLARLAARDGFTEARMALEDRDGVMALFADHKPDVVINLAAQAGVRHSLDAPFDYVDSNVTGFLALLEACRHHPVEHLVFASTSSVYGLNTAMPFSEHGPVGHPVSLYAATKRANELMAHCYGHLFGVPATGLRFFTVYGPWGRPDMALFKFTKAMLAGEPIDIYNHGRMKRDFTYIDDIAESVVRLCDKTPSANPDWNGDTPDPASSGTAPYRIFNIGNSAPVDLMAYIEALEEALGIEAIRNFMPMQPGDVAATWADTSDLEQTIAFRPSTSVKDGVAAFVAWYRDYYKV